One Lachnospiraceae bacterium C1.1 genomic region harbors:
- a CDS encoding efflux RND transporter periplasmic adaptor subunit, which translates to MKLKADETKMYTPDSGVPKSSNPVGRFFKKQWKKLLALVLVAAIGLGAFTWYKNKKAKEAMEAARSSQTFETVTKMDISNSIAVTGTIESAESRTVTTLVSDTKVLSVSVNVGDYVNAGDVICTFDTSSIEDKIERLQKKMKVAEAQDAIEEAEAARKLARAEADYWTDVSENQINVDAAVRDYEAQERDIADASTDLEEAKQDYEDAQDDYSSYKKKVKKLKNLIEDYYESGDSALSGSGYSSIDDVESDYESYKDKRDDAEDNVTTYERKIEDLESSLTDTTAAIYDSQDTYDKAVNSLNDTMTTDYRAIEDAQSNLESVQLGNQTTNDDNQQTLEDYQEQLEDCVVVAPIYGVITSLSVEEGDEYTSSASSSQEVCVIQDDTSYKVSGDVDEYDISSISVNQTAVIKTDATGDDELTGVVTKVYPVPDSDSSDTAYEVEIDLDERDSRIRIGMTAETSILTESRTGVLAVPYNCVEEDEDGNTYVYVVADGASGAGSASGNKASASGNAPAEAGTDSKKPSGKSESADTGIQTKKVAVETGLETDYYTEIISDDIKEGDKVLVPDSSSSSSSSDSSDSEMNMGMMGGGAPGGGGGGAPGGGGGGGPH; encoded by the coding sequence GTGAAACTGAAAGCAGATGAAACTAAAATGTATACGCCTGACAGCGGCGTGCCAAAGTCATCTAATCCGGTTGGAAGATTTTTCAAGAAACAATGGAAAAAACTTCTGGCATTAGTGCTTGTTGCAGCTATTGGATTAGGTGCCTTTACCTGGTACAAGAATAAGAAAGCAAAAGAGGCAATGGAAGCGGCGAGATCTTCACAGACTTTTGAAACTGTAACGAAGATGGATATAAGCAATTCTATAGCCGTAACAGGAACAATAGAGTCAGCTGAGAGCAGAACTGTCACGACGCTGGTTTCGGATACAAAAGTACTATCTGTATCTGTAAACGTTGGTGATTATGTTAATGCCGGCGATGTTATTTGTACTTTCGATACATCAAGCATTGAGGATAAGATTGAACGTCTTCAGAAAAAAATGAAGGTTGCCGAGGCACAGGATGCCATTGAAGAAGCTGAAGCTGCAAGAAAGCTTGCCAGAGCTGAGGCTGATTACTGGACAGATGTTTCAGAGAACCAGATAAATGTTGATGCGGCAGTACGTGACTACGAGGCACAGGAAAGAGATATTGCCGATGCATCTACTGATCTCGAGGAAGCAAAGCAGGATTATGAAGATGCGCAGGATGACTATTCTTCGTATAAAAAGAAGGTAAAGAAGCTTAAAAATCTCATTGAAGACTATTATGAGTCGGGCGACAGCGCCTTAAGCGGGTCAGGATATAGCAGTATTGATGATGTAGAATCAGATTATGAAAGTTACAAAGATAAGCGCGATGATGCTGAAGATAATGTAACAACTTACGAGAGAAAGATCGAAGATCTCGAAAGTTCTCTTACAGATACCACAGCTGCTATCTATGATTCACAGGATACCTATGATAAGGCTGTAAATTCCTTAAATGATACGATGACAACAGATTATCGTGCGATCGAGGATGCCCAGTCAAATCTTGAAAGCGTACAGCTTGGAAATCAGACTACGAATGATGATAACCAGCAGACACTTGAGGATTATCAGGAGCAGCTTGAAGACTGTGTAGTAGTAGCTCCCATATATGGTGTTATCACAAGCCTTTCCGTAGAAGAAGGTGATGAGTATACATCAAGTGCCAGCAGCTCACAGGAAGTCTGTGTTATTCAGGACGATACCTCCTATAAGGTATCGGGAGATGTTGATGAGTACGATATTTCATCAATATCTGTTAACCAGACAGCAGTTATAAAGACTGACGCTACAGGTGATGATGAACTTACAGGTGTAGTTACAAAGGTTTATCCTGTACCGGATTCAGATTCCTCAGATACAGCCTATGAGGTTGAGATAGACCTTGATGAGAGAGACAGCAGGATACGTATAGGTATGACGGCTGAGACCTCCATACTTACAGAATCAAGGACCGGCGTTCTTGCGGTTCCTTACAACTGCGTTGAAGAAGATGAAGATGGAAACACCTATGTATATGTTGTTGCTGACGGAGCTTCCGGAGCAGGATCTGCATCAGGCAACAAGGCATCTGCATCAGGAAATGCTCCTGCTGAGGCAGGTACAGACAGCAAGAAGCCTTCAGGAAAGAGCGAATCTGCAGATACAGGAATTCAGACAAAGAAGGTTGCAGTAGAGACCGGACTTGAAACAGACTATTACACGGAAATTATTTCAGATGATATCAAGGAAGGAGATAAGGTTCTTGTCCCTGATAGTTCATCATCCTCGAGCAGCAGCGATTCATCTGACAGCGAGATGAATATGGGAATGATGGGCGGCGGAGCACCCGGCGGCGGTGGCGGTGGAGCACCCGGCGGCGGTGGCGGCGGAGGTCCTCACTGA
- a CDS encoding epoxyqueuosine reductase QueH: MNKRNYSKELDKLIESFKPDEAKPKLLLHVCCAPCSSYCLEYLEPHFDITVFFYNPNIDSEAEYIKRAEELRRFVKESGVKAQIIIKDYDSKPFYEMARGLEKVPEGGERCFSCYELRMREAAAYAAENGFDYFTTTLSISPLKNSTKINDIGEMLSGIYGVKHLPSDFKKKEGYKRSIELSREYNLYRQNYCGCVYSKREETV; encoded by the coding sequence GTGAATAAGAGAAATTACAGCAAAGAGCTCGATAAGCTGATCGAAAGCTTTAAGCCTGACGAGGCTAAGCCTAAGCTTTTGCTGCATGTATGCTGCGCTCCCTGTTCCAGTTATTGTCTGGAATATTTAGAGCCGCACTTTGATATCACGGTATTTTTCTATAATCCGAATATAGATTCGGAGGCTGAATATATCAAGCGTGCAGAGGAACTTAGGCGATTTGTTAAGGAGTCAGGTGTTAAAGCTCAGATAATCATAAAAGATTATGATTCAAAACCTTTTTATGAAATGGCTCGCGGACTCGAAAAGGTGCCCGAGGGCGGCGAAAGATGTTTTAGCTGTTATGAACTCAGAATGAGAGAAGCGGCAGCTTATGCAGCTGAAAATGGCTTTGACTATTTTACAACAACACTTTCAATAAGCCCATTAAAGAATTCAACAAAAATCAATGATATAGGAGAGATGCTTTCTGGTATATACGGAGTAAAGCACCTTCCTTCTGATTTTAAGAAAAAAGAAGGTTATAAGCGTTCGATCGAGTTATCAAGAGAATATAATCTATATAGGCAGAACTATTGCGGCTGCGTATATTCCAAAAGGGAAGAAACAGTCTGA
- the argS gene encoding arginine--tRNA ligase, whose product MQNLTDLLTKEVGAAFEAAGFDRELGKVGLSNRPDLCEFQCNGAMAGAKKLHKNPFDIAEAVVKELADSKYFSSVEAVRPGFLNMKLNPSYLREYLTAMDADERLGLETSGNKRKIVIDYGGPNVAKPLHIGHLRSAIIGESVKRLARLMGHDVTSDVHLGDWGLQMGLIITELKERKPDLPYFDESFEGDYPEEAPFTLSELEEIYPTASGKSKEDEDFKNAAMDATFKLQHGDRGYRALWKHIINISVADLKKNYSNLNVDFDLWKGESDADPYIPDMVEKMKKDGFAYESQGALVVDVAEESDTKEVPPCMILKSDGAALYTTTDLATLVEREKDFKPDQVIYVVDKRQSLHFVQVFRCSKKTGIVPEDTKLDFLGFGTMNGKDGKPFKTRAGGVMRLENLIADVNEEMLKKMTDSDSIELSEEEAKETAKIVALSAIKYGDLSNQASKDYVFDIDKFTSFEGNTGPYIMYTMVRIKSILRKYAENGGKSEGLSINEPISEEERALMLTEAQYSAVMSGAFEELAPHRICAYIYELANNFNRFYHGTKILSETDDKKKEGWIALLKFSLKILESCIDVLGMEAPERM is encoded by the coding sequence ATGCAGAATTTAACGGATTTATTGACAAAAGAAGTCGGTGCTGCTTTTGAAGCAGCGGGATTTGACAGGGAACTGGGAAAAGTAGGACTTTCCAATAGACCTGACCTTTGTGAATTTCAGTGCAACGGAGCTATGGCCGGCGCAAAGAAACTTCATAAAAATCCCTTTGACATAGCCGAGGCTGTAGTTAAGGAGTTGGCTGATTCTAAATACTTTTCTTCGGTGGAAGCTGTAAGACCGGGATTTTTGAATATGAAACTGAATCCTTCATATTTACGTGAATATTTAACTGCTATGGATGCAGATGAGCGACTTGGACTTGAAACTTCCGGAAATAAAAGAAAGATCGTTATAGATTACGGCGGACCAAATGTAGCAAAGCCGCTTCATATAGGACATCTTCGTTCAGCTATTATCGGTGAGAGTGTTAAAAGACTTGCAAGACTCATGGGTCATGATGTAACAAGTGATGTGCATCTTGGTGACTGGGGTCTTCAGATGGGACTTATAATCACTGAACTTAAAGAGAGAAAGCCTGATCTTCCGTATTTTGATGAGAGTTTTGAAGGTGACTATCCTGAGGAAGCACCTTTTACACTGTCAGAGCTTGAGGAGATCTATCCTACAGCATCCGGCAAATCAAAGGAAGATGAAGATTTCAAAAATGCCGCTATGGATGCTACATTTAAGCTTCAGCACGGAGACAGGGGATACAGAGCACTCTGGAAACATATTATAAATATTTCCGTAGCAGACCTTAAGAAAAACTACAGTAATCTTAATGTTGACTTTGATCTCTGGAAGGGTGAATCAGACGCTGATCCATATATTCCGGATATGGTCGAGAAAATGAAAAAAGACGGCTTTGCATATGAAAGTCAGGGAGCTTTGGTAGTTGATGTCGCAGAAGAGAGCGATACAAAGGAAGTTCCTCCATGCATGATCCTTAAATCTGACGGAGCAGCTCTTTATACGACAACAGATCTTGCAACACTTGTTGAAAGAGAGAAAGATTTCAAGCCGGATCAGGTTATTTATGTAGTTGATAAGAGACAGTCACTGCATTTTGTACAGGTATTCAGATGTTCAAAGAAGACAGGAATTGTTCCTGAGGATACAAAGCTTGATTTCCTTGGATTCGGTACAATGAACGGAAAGGACGGAAAGCCATTTAAGACCCGTGCGGGCGGAGTAATGAGACTTGAAAATCTCATAGCCGATGTTAACGAAGAAATGCTTAAGAAGATGACAGACAGTGATTCTATCGAGCTTTCTGAAGAAGAGGCAAAGGAGACCGCAAAGATAGTTGCTTTAAGTGCTATCAAATACGGTGATCTTTCAAATCAGGCATCAAAAGATTATGTATTTGATATAGATAAATTTACATCATTTGAGGGTAATACAGGTCCTTATATAATGTATACCATGGTAAGAATTAAGTCGATCCTTCGTAAATATGCCGAGAATGGCGGAAAGAGTGAAGGACTTTCCATAAATGAACCGATATCTGAAGAAGAGAGAGCACTTATGCTTACTGAGGCACAGTACAGTGCGGTTATGAGTGGTGCATTTGAAGAACTTGCTCCACACAGGATATGTGCATATATCTATGAATTAGCAAATAATTTCAATAGATTTTATCATGGAACAAAGATCTTGTCTGAAACAGACGATAAGAAGAAGGAAGGCTGGATCGCATTATTGAAGTTCAGTCTTAAGATATTGGAATCCTGCATAGACGTTCTCGGAATGGAGGCTCCGGAACGTATGTGA